The Arcobacter roscoffensis genome segment ATAATGTTAAAACAAGACAAAGAAGCCAGAATTTTCACACTTGATACAGGAAGACTACACCCAGAAACTTACGATGTGATGGATGCAACAAACTTAAAATACAATATTAAAATTGATGTATTTTTTCCAGATAGCCAAAAAGTTCAAGAATTATACCAAGACCAAGGTGTAAATGGACATTTTGAAAGTATTGAGAAAAGAAAAAACTGTTGTGGAATTAGAAAAATTGAGCCTTTAAAAAGAGCACTAAAAGATTTAGATGTTTGGATTACAGGACTTAGAGCAGCTCAAAGTGTAACAAGAACTGATATGCCAGTAATTGAATGGGATGAAGCTTTTGAAGTTATTAAAGTAAATCCTATTATCAACTGGAATGAAGAAGATGTATGGAACTACATCAAAGAAAATAGAGTTCCATACAACAAGTTACATGACCAAGGCTTCCCAAGTATTGGATGCGCACCATGTACAAGAGCCGTAAAAGAAGGTGAAGACATAAGAGCCGGAAGATGGTGGTGGGAGAACCCAGAACACAAAGAGTGTGGTTTACACAAGAAATAAAGGAATAAAATGGAAATTAGTAATGAAAGATTAACACATTTAAAACAGCTTGAAGCTGAGTCTATGCATATTATGAAAGAAGTTGTAGCAGAGTTTTCTAACCCTGGCATGCTTTATTCAGTAGGAAAAGACTCTTCTGTAATGCTACATATTTTACAAAAAGCATTTTACCCAGCACCTCCTCCATTACCTTTAATGCACGTGGATACAAAATGGAAATTCAAAGAAATGATTGAATTTAGAGACAGACGTGCTAAAGAAGTTGGAATGGAATTAATTGTTTACTCAAACCCTAAAGGTTTAGAGATGGATATTTCTCCATTTGAACATGGAAGTTCACTACATACAGAAGTTATGAAAACAGAAGGTTTAAAAAACGCTTTAAATATCCAAAAGTTTGACGCTGTATTTGGTGGGGCTAGAAGAGATGAAGAAAAATCAAGAGCGAAAGAGAGAATCTACTCTTTTAGAGATAAAAACCATAGATGGGATCCAAAGAACCAAAGACCAGAATTATGGAATATCTACAATGGTAAACACACACAAGGTGAGTCTATTAGAGTATTCCCATTATCAAACTGGACAGAACTTGATATTTGGCAATATATCTATTTAGAAAATATTGATATTCCTGATTTATACTTCTCAAAAGAAAGAGAAGTTGTAGAGTACATGGGTACAAAAATCATGGTAGATGATGATAGAGTTCCTGAAGAGCTTAGAAAAACAGCTAAAAAAGAGAAAGTTAGATTTAGAACACTTGGTTGTTATCCTTTAACAGGAGCAGTTGAGAGTGAAGCTTCTACTTTACCAGAGATTATTCAAGAGATGTTAACTTGTACTACATCTGAGAGACAAGGTAGACTAATAGATAGTGATGGTGACGCATCAATGGAAAAAAAGAAACAAGAAGGGTATTTTTAAGATGGCACATCAATCAGATTTAATTTCAAAGAATATTGAAGCATATTTAAAAGAGCATGAAAACAAAGAGATTTTAAGATTTATTACTTGTGGTTCAGTTGATGACGGTAAATCAACTTTAATTGGAAGACTATTATATGATTCAAAAATGATTTTTGAAGATCAATTAGCAAGTATAGAAAAAGATAGTAAAAAAGTTGGAACAACTGGTGAGAAGATTGACTTAGCACTTTTAGTTGATGGTTTAGCATCTGAGAGAGAACAAGGTATTACTATTGATGTTGCTTATAGATTCTTCTCAACAGATAAGAGAAAGTTTATTATTGCAGATACTCCAGGTCATGAACAATACACAAGAAACATGGCAACAGGAGCTTCAACAGCTGATTTAGCAATTATCTTAGTTGATGCAAGACAAGGTATTTTAACTCAAACTAAAAGACACTCTTATATTGCATCACAATTAGGAATTAAAAACCTAATCGTTGCTATTAATAAGATGGACTTAGTTGATTTTAGTGAAGAAGTATTTGAAGATATTAAAAAAGGTTATCAAGAAATTATTGAATATCTTCCACATAATGAAGATTTAAATATTCAGTTTATTCCAATTTCTGCATTAGATGGAGATAATATCTTAACTAACTCAGATAAAGCACCTTGGTATACAGGTAAGCCGTTAATGGAGCTACTAGATAATACTCCTATTAATAAAAAAGAGTCTGATTCATTTAGATTACCAGTTCAATATGTTGTAAGACCTCACTTAAACTTTAGAGGTTTCTCTGGAACAATTGCAAGTGGTTCAATTAGCGTTGGAGATGAAATTACTGTATTACCTTCAAGAAAAACATCTAAAGTTAAATCTATTGTATCAAATGATATTAAAGATTTAAGACCTATTGGAAAAGATGAAGAAGTTGAAACTATTCAAACTGCATTTGCTCCAATGGCTACAACAATTACACTTGAAGATGAAATAGATATTTCAAGAGGTGATATGATTGTAAAGTCAAGTGATATTCCAAAAGTATCAAATCACTTATCAGCGATGATTGTATGGATGGATGAAAAGCCATTAACTTTAAATCAAAACTATGTAATCAAAAGAGCAACTTCTGTATTAAACGGTGCTGTTAATTCAATTGAGTTTAAAAAGAACATCAATACTTTTGAAGAAGTAGAAGCCGATAAATTAGAGTTAAATGACATTGCAAAATGTACTATTTCACTTGATAGAGAAATTGCAGTTGACCCATATCATGAAAATAGATATACTGGAAGTTTCATTATTATTGATAAGTACACTAATGCTACAGTTGGTGCTGGTATGATTGTATCTTCTGTTGAAGGTTTTGCTCATTTAGAAGAAGAGACTAAAGAGTATACTCAAGCAGAAAAAGAATTAAATGAATTCATTAGAAGAAACTACCCAGAATGGAACTGTAAGGCTATCTAATGTCAAGGAACCTAGCTATGGATATAGAACAAATCAAAAAAAATAAGGATGGATTAGATGTTATAAGTGACATCTATATCTATGCTGTTTTAGGTGAAAAAGCCAGTGAAGAGGATTTAGTAAGATTTAAATGGTATGGTATTCACAAACAAGAGGATACTCAAGATCATTTTTCTTTAAGAGTTCCTCTTCCTTTAGGAGAATTAAACCTAGAACAATTAAAAACTTTACAAACTATATCCACAAAATTTGCAAAAGATAGCCTATTTTTTAACACTCATCAAAAAGTAGAGTTTAAATGGCTGAAAATGCATAATTTGCCAGAGGTTTTTAATCTTTTACAAAATGTGGGATTAAAAACTATCTTTGAAGCTGGACATAATGTAAAAAATATCATTACTTGTCCTGTAAATGGAATAGATAAAACACAAATTGCAGATGTTAGTAAAATAGCTGATAAATTAAATGAAACATTTATAGGCAATAAAAGTTTCTCTAATTTACCAAATGAACTAACAATTGCTGTAAGTGGTTATGCTCAAGGCTGTGCTTTGACATATACTCCTGATGTTAGCTTCAATGCAACAAAAAATGAAAAGGGTAAAATCGTTTACTCTGTAAGAGTTATAGGTGAGCATTTAGGATTTATTACTTCTTCTCAAATTGTTCCAACAGCAAGAGCTATTGCTAAAATCTATAAAGATTTTGGAATAAGAGATGATATTGAAGATAGTACTTTTCAATATCTAGTTGGGTCTTGGGGATTTAGTAAATTCTTTGATATTTTAGATTCAACTGTAACATTTAGAATAAAAGATTTTGATATTGATGAAGAGTTCGTAGAAGGAAAAGCACCTAGACTTGGAATCAATGAAAGCAAGATTGATAACCAAAGTTATATTGGATGTAAACTAAAAACTTTAGATATTGGTTCACAAAAGATTCAAGAACTTATAAACTTACTTGAAAAATATAAAGCAACAAAAGTAAAACTTACACATAAAGCAAATGTTATAGTTTTAGATGCACCAACAAATAAAGCCCAAGATTTTGCAAAAGATCTAGAAGCAATAGAATTTAATCCTTTCGTATAAGAGCTATATAAACGCTCTTATACAAAGTACAAGCAAACTCTTATATAAAATAACTTAAAATTATAAAACTAATAATCCTAACTAATTTAATGAGCAAAAATGACACGAGATATATTTAAACCTTTTTTTAACGAAAATACAAAAAAATTAGACTTTTTAAAATACAACACTATTGGAAAAAGTAAAAGTGAGTATTTTGACTATACAGCATCAGGACTTGCTTTTAGACCTATTGAAAATAGAATAAGAGATGTTTTAGAAACTTACGCAAATACGCACTCTATGGAATCAACTAATGCAAAAGCAACAACTTACTATTATGAACAAGCAAGAACTAACTTAGCTAAAAGTCTTGATGTAAATGAAGAGTTTGCAATACTTCCAAGTGGCTGTGGAACTACTGCTGCGATTAAGCATTTACAAGAACTGCTTGGACTTTATATTCCTCCTGCAACTAAAAAGAGATACAAAATAAAAGTAGATAAATCAAAATTACCTTTAGTTATAGTTGGACCTTATGAACATCACTCAAATGAAGTATCATTTAGAGAAGCATTATGTGAAATAAAAAGGGTTAAACTTGATGATGAAGGTTTAATCGACATGAAACACTTAAAGAAGATTTTGAAGAAAAATGAAGGAAGAGAAATTATTGGTTCTTTTTGTATTGCTTCAAATGTAACTGGGATCATTACCCCTTTCAAAAAAATTTCAAAGCTTCTTAGAAAGTATAATGCTTTAGTATGTTTTGATGCAGCTGCAAGCTCGCCATACATGAATGTACCATGTGAACTTTATGATGCTATGTTTATGTCACCACATAAACTTCTAGGAGGTCCTGGTTCATGTGGACTTTTAATAGTTAGAAAGTCTTTAATTGATACTAAACTATCCCCTACTTTCGCTGCAGGTGGGACTGTTGAGTATGTAAATAAAGAAAGCCAAGTTTATCAAAAAAGTATCGAGTTAAGAGAAGATGCTGGAACACCTGGAATTTTACAGTTTATTAGAGCTTCATTAGCTTATCAACTAAGAAATGAAGTAGGTTTTGAGTTTATAAATGAACAAAAAACAAAACTAAAAACACTATTTATAAATGAGTTAAATAAACTTCCAAATTGTGAAATTTATGGAAATCAAGAAGAGGACAATATAGGTATTGTATCTTTCAATATAAATAATATTGACCCTTATGAGCTATGTGCAAAAATCTCTGCTACTGATGGTTTCCAAACAAGAGCAGGATGCTCATGTGCAGGACCTTATGGACATGACTTACTAGGTATTGATGATGCAAATATCTCAAATAAACCAGGCTGGCTTAGAATCTCAATACACTATACACAAACTGAAGATGAAATACTAAATTTAGTTAATTGTATTTCAAAACAAAGTAAATAAAGAACCTATTTTTAAGGTTTCTTTATTTCTTTAGGATAAATTTTCTTATTTAATATAAATTTTATTTTTTGTTAAATATCTATTAATTTTTACTATATATAATCTTCCATGAGTTTTATAATATTTATAACTGTTTTTTTATCAGTATTTGCTTTTCAAACATATATAATAAAAAAACGTCTTATTGATAAACTTGAGTTTAAAGATAAGACCAAAAAGTATCTTAGCACATTTTTATATATTACATTTTTTGGGGTATGTATGTACCCAGTTGCTAGATACAACCCAGTTTTCCCTAACTGGCTATATTTCTTATTATCTTTACCTATTGGGGTGATTTTCCTTACATTTATCATAACAATTATTCACGAAATCATCTCATTTGGTGTTAAAAAAACTCCTTTTAAAGAAAATAGAAGAGCTTTTTTTAAAAAATCCTTAGATATTGGGGCTGTTTCACTTGTAGTTGGAACAAATGCAAAAGCAATGCAAAATGCCAAAACTATTGAACTTGAAACTATAGATATAAAAATCAAAAAACTTAAGAAATCATATGAAATAGTACAACTAAGTGATATACATATTGGAGGTCTTATTGATAAAGAGTTTATAGCAAACCTTGTAAGAAGAGTAAATTCTTTAAAGCCTGATACTATTGTAATCACAGGTGATTTGGTTGATACGAAACTGGAGTTTGCAAAACCTGCTTTAGAAGAACTATCAAAACTAAATTCAAAATATGGAACTTATTTTATAGTGGGAAATCATGAATACTTCCATGATGTGTACACTATCATAAACTATGTAAATTCCTTAGGTATAAAAGTACTTGAAAATGAGTCAGTTTATATAGGAGATGAAAACAAAGGTTTCAACCTAGCTGGTGTTTATGATGTTTTTGGTCATAAATATGGACACTTTATTCCTAATCTTGATAAAGCATTAGAGAAAAAACAAAATTCTCCTACTATACTTTTAGCTCATCAACCAAGATACCTAAATGATATAGATACCAAAGATATAGACTTAGCTCTTTGTGGACATACCCATGGAGGTCAAATCTTTCCTTTTAACTATTTAGTTAAACTACAACAGCCTTATGTAAGAGGTCTTAATAAACACAATGAAACTACCCAAGTTTATGTAAACAAAGGTACAGGCTTTTGGGGTCCACCTATGAGACTTGGAGCTAGTTCAGAAATTACTCATATAAAATTATCTTAAATTAAAAAGTAAACATGTATACTTTTACTTATTAATAATAATTGGTATATAATATAACAATTTATAAAAAGGAATTATTATGAGTGGTAAAGAAATACTTTTAGATAGCAACTCATTTATTGTTTCAGAGACAGATGAAAAAGGCTTTATAAAGTACGCAAATGATGAGTTTTGCGAGATTAGTGAGTTTACACTTGATGAACTAATAGGTAAACCACACAATATTTTAAGACATCCAGATATGCCAAAAGCAGCCTTTGCCGATCTATGGGAAACTGTACAAAGTGGTAAAATTTGGAAAGGTTTTGTAAAAAACAAAACAAAACTTGGAAATTACTATTGGGTTTATGCAACTGTTTATCCACTTGAATCAAGTGATGGTTCAAAAGGTTACATGTCATGTAGAAAAGTAGCTTCAAGGGATGAAATAGAAAAAGCTATAGAGCTATACAAAACAATGAAATAAGGAAAAAGTAATGAACTTCTTAAAAAACTTACCAATCAAAAAAAAGTTATTAGTCTCTATAATAATTCCAATGCTTGCCATTTTAGTAGTATCATCTATTTTACTTTTTCAAGGTTTTAATAAATATAAAAACTATGATAAACTAGAAGTTCTTATGAATTTAAATGCAAGTATTTCTCACTTAGTACATGAAACACAAAAAGAAAGAGGTGCAACTGCTGGCTTTATTGGAAGTAAAGGGGATAAATTTAAAAATATTCTTGCTAATCAAAGAGAGCTTACAAATAAAAAATTAAATGAACTAAATAGCTTTATATCATCAAATAATTTATATACTATTTTGAATGAAGAAAATTCAAATAGATTAAAAAAAGTTTTAAATGAAATTGGGAAAGTTAATAATATCAGAAGTCAAGTTGATGGCTTCAACATTAGTTTAAAAAATGCCTTAGGGTACTATACAAACCTAAACTCTATGTTTTTAAAGTATATTACATTAACTGCAAAACAATCCCTTGATAATAAAATCACACTTGAAACTATGGCTTATTACTCTTTCTTGGAATCAAAAGAGAGAGCTGGTATTGAAAGAGCTGTAGGGTCTGCTATATTTGGAGCGAACAAACTTCTTCCTGGACTTCAAGCAAAATTTATTACTCTTATAGCCCAACAAGACGCACATATGTCTACATTTGAAACTTTAGCAATAAAAGAAGCAGTAAGTTTTAAAAATAGTTCTATTCAAGGAGAAGCAGTAGAAGAAGTAAATAGATTAAGAAAATTAATTATTACAAATAACAATGGGCAAGGTGATTTTAGTATAGATGCTACACATTGGTTCAAAACAATAACTAAAAAAATTAATCTTCTTAAAAAAACTGATGACTATTTATCTGAAATGGTAATAAATGATACTATCACAAAAAAAGAAGAAGCTTTAAATAAGTTTATTTTATTAACAACGTTTTTAGTAATTGTTATTGTTCTAACTCTTTTAATTGCTTCATATAATACAAGAACTATGATTGAATCAATTATGAAAATAAGACATGGGATTGAAGTATTCTTTGACTTTATGAATAGAAAAAGAAATACCTTTGAGCATATTGATGTTAGATCAAAAGGTGAGTTAGGTGAAATTGCTCAATTTATCAATAAAAACTTAGAAGTCTTAGAAGAAGAACTAGAGCAAGATATGAAATGTGTTGGTGAAGCTATTTTAGTTTTAAATAAACTAGAACAAGGAAGTTACCATAACCAAGTTATGTCAATGCCTGCAAACCCTCAAATTAGAACTTTTGCAAAAACAATAAATAAAATGCTTTTAAATCAAGAAGCCCTAATGAATAATATCTTAGATGAGTTAAATAAGTATACAAACTATAACTATTTATCAAAGATTGAAAATAAAGATATTCATGGGGAGACTAAAAAGCTAATTGATGGTATAAATGCCCTTGGTGAAGCTATTACTTCGATGTTAAGAGAAAATAAAAACAATGGTGATACCTTAAGTCAAAACTCTAAAGAGCTTTCTTCAAATGTAGAACATCTAAATAGTTCTGCTTTATCTCAAGCTGCATCAATTGAAGAAACAGCAGCTTCTGTAGAGGAAACAACAGCATCAATTAGAGAAATCTCATCTCAAGCTATTACGATGCAAGAGCTATCAAAAGAGACCTTAACTTATGCAAATGAAGGTAAAAACCTTGCAAGTCAAACACAAAAATCCATGGAAGAAATAAATAGTGCTACACAAGAGATAAATGAAGCTATTACAATTATTGACCAAATTGCCTTCCAAACAAATATTCTTTCACTAAACGCTGCTGTAGAAGCTGCAACAGCAGGTGAAGCAGGGAAAGGCTTTGCAGTAGTTGCACAAGAAGTAAGAAACCTTGCAGGAAGAAGTGCAGAAGCTGCAAAGGATATAAAAGAGCTAGTTGAAAAAGCAAATTTAAAAGCAGGTGAAGGTAAAAATAGTTCTGAAAAAATGATTGAAGGCTTTAGTAAACTTAATGAAAAAATAGAAAGCACTAGTGAAATCATCTCATCTGTAACTGATTCAACACAAGAGCAAAGTAGAACAATCTCACAAATTAATGAAGCTATTACAAAAATAGATCAATTAACTCAAGAAAATGCAAAAGTAGCTACAAATGCAAAAGATATTGCTTCAAAAACAAATGATATAGCCTTAGAAATTATAAAAAACACTGATAATAAAAAATTCAACTAAAAAGAGATCTTCTCTTTTTAGTTAGCATTCTTAATAAAATATGAAATGAAATAAATGTACAATGTGTAACTAAGAAAATAACTTTAGGGCTAAAATGAAGCATTTCAAAATTTTATTATTTTTCATTATTTTTAATAACTCTCTACTACAAGCAACTGAAACTAAAAAAATTGTATATATTACTGCTGATATGAAAATTCCTTTTTGGAGTATTATGTCAAAAGGTATTAATAATATTACAAAAAAGCATGCTTATGACTTTAAAGTATATGACTCTCAAAATAGTGCCAAAATGGAACTAATGCATACTATTAGTGCTATAAAAAGTGAAGTTGATGGTATTGTTGTTTCACCTACGACTTCTTCTGCTTGCGTAACTATTTTAAAGCTTGCAAAAAAAGCTAACATACCTGTAGTTATTGCAGATGTAGGAAGTGATAATGATAACTATGTATCATATATTTCTTCAAATAATAAACTTGGTGCGTATAATATCGGAAAGACTTTAGCAAAAGAAATGAAAAAAAAAGGTATTGATAATAAAAAAGTAGGAATTATTGCCATACCTCAAAAAAGACTTAATGGACAGCAAAGAACAGCAGGTTTTATGGAAGCTTTAAATCAAGCAAATATAAAAGGTGCTGATATAAAGCAGTTAATTACTTGGAGTGATGAAGAGACCTATACATATACAAAGGAGTTAATAAACAGATTCCCTGAACTTGGTGCTATTTGGTTACAAACTTCAAATATATATAAAGGTGCAATTAAAGCCCTTAAAGATTCAAATAAGGAAAAAGAAATATTACTTATTGCTTTTGATGCAGAGCCTGAATTTATTGAATTAATAAAGAAAAATACTATACTTGCCTCAGGGATGCAACAACCCTATCTTATGGGACAACAAGCAGCTATTTCTATGCATAAATATCTAAATAATCAAAGTATAGTAAAAAACATACAAATCCCCATATTAAACGTATCAACAGCAAATATAAAACAGAAAAAAAATGAAATAAATCTAAATGTTTTAGGAATAGAAAATTAATGAAAAAATTTAAATTATCTTTATATTTTGCATTAGCTATAACTATTATTTCAACTGTTGTTTTAACTATGAGTATTAACTCTACTTATAGCTATATGTCTACAAAAGATAAGATAATTCATAACATGAAAAATGACTCTAAAACCACTATTTTATCAATCAAAGATAATATTAAAAATCTTATTTCAGCATATGCTATTAATGAGTATAATAACCTAATTTATAATGAACTAAGTAGAAAAGATATTTTTGCAATTATAATAAATGACTATAATATGGGAAAAATCTTAGGTGAAGAGTTTTTATCTAGTGGTAAAATCAAACAAAATGGTAAAATTATAGATTATGACCCCACAAATCTAAAACATAACCAAGAACTTCAAGGTGCTTTTTATTCTGATACATATAAAATTGTTTCATCTTTTGGTACTGAAATAGGAACTATTAGTATTTATATTACAGATGAAAAAATGAATAAAGAGTTAAAAGAGATCATTATAGAGAATATAAAGAATACTTTTATTCTTTCACTATTTCTGATTTTATTTCTATTTTTAACAATTAAAGCCTTTATTTTAAAACCTATCGCTGACATTACAAAAACAGTAAGTGTAGTTGATAAAAATGGTATTCCAACAAAACTTCTTGAAGATAATACCTTTATCGAAATTGATAATTTATCTAGTAGTATAAATAAAATGATAAATACAATCAAAAAATCTACAGATGTTTTAAAAAATGAACAAAATAAACTAGAATATCTTCTTCAAAATAGTCCAATTGCAGTAAGAATAGCTAAAGATAATAGTGAAGACGTGGTTTTTGCTAATCATGCATACAAAAAACTAATAAAAAAAGATAATGATTTTAGAAAACCAAAAAACTATTATGAAAATAAAAAAGAGTATAACGAAATATTAGAAAAGTTAAAAAACAATGAAACAATTTACAATAAACTTATTGAACTAAATATAGATAATAAAAGAGTTTGGGCATTAGCTTCTTATATGAATATTGATTTTGATAATGAAAATGCAGTTATTGGATGGTTCTATGATGTTACAAATGAAAAAAATAGCGAAAACAGATTATATGAAGCACTAGAGTTACAAACAACAATTTTCGATAATTCAGGATATATGATAACAAGAACTGATAAAAAAGGTATTATAAAACAAGTAAATAAAGAAGTAGAAAAAACTACAGGTTATACGCAAGAAGAACTTATAGACAAACAAACACCTCTGATTTTCCATTTAGAAGATGAACTTAACATGATGGCAGAAGAGTTTAGTAAAAAATTAAGAGAGAAAATAGAACCCAACTTTAATATCTTTATTGCAAAATCAGCGCTAAGACATAATGAGCTAGAATGGACTTATAAAACTAAAGATGGAAAACACATTCCTGTAAGTTTAAATGTTACAGCTTTAAAAAATAAAAATAATGAGATTTATGGATACTTAGGAATTTCGAGAGATATTTCTCAAAATAAAGTAATGGAATCCCAATCAAAACTAGCTTCAATGGGAGAAATGATAGGTAATATCGCTCATCAATGGAGACAGCCTTTAAGTGTTATTACTTCAATATCAAGTGCTACTATTTTAAAAAGTGAAGTAAATAAACTAGATAAAGAAGATTTATACAAAAGTATGGAAAATATTACTAAACAAGCTAAGTATTTATCAAATACAATTGAAGACTTTAGAGATTTTATACGAAATAAAGAGCAAAAAGATATTGTAAAAATATCTCAGCTTGTAAATAAAACAATAAATATAATTAAATCAACCCTAAGTAGTAATGAAATTGAACTGGTTTTAAATATTAAGGAAGATATGGAAATACCTGCTTTTGAAAATCAATTAATTCAAGGGCTTATAAATATAATAAACAACTCGAAAGATGCTATGAATGAACACATTAAAAAGCATGAGAAAAAGCTTATTTTTATTGAAACTCAAGAAACGCCTACTGGTTTAGACTTAATAATTGTAGATAATGGTGGGGGTATAAAAAAAGATATTTTGAATAAAATCTTTGAGCCTTATTTTACAACAAAACATAAGAATATAGGTACAGGTATTGGTTTATCTATGACTTATCAAATTATCACAGACCATCATGATGCCAAAATCATAGCATCTAATAGCACATATGTACATAATGATATTGAGTACACAGGTGCTAAATTTAAAATCTCTTTTAACAATTAGTTTGTAATAGCTAAAAAACTAGTAGTAATTGTTAAAAAATATATTGTTATTAAAATTATATAATCTTTTTTATTTGTATTAATATTGTTTTTCATTTTTTCTCCTTTTAATAGGAGAAAAAAATCTCCTATTAATATAAATTTATTTTTAAATTGTTTAAAATCCTAAGCCACATATCATCAGACATGAAATCTATTCCTTTTATTTAATTTTTTGCATAAAAAAAGGGGAAGAGCAAAAGCTCTTCCCCTTAATAAGATTGTTTAGTTAAATCTTATTCAGCGAATTTTGCTTTCTTTGCTGATCTTTTTCTTACGTTTGGATCAAGGTCTCTTTTTCTTACTCTAACACTTAAAGGAGTAACTTCAACTAGCTCATCTTCTTCAATCCACTCTAAAGCATTCTCTAAAGACATCACTTTTGGTGGAACAAGTTTAATAGACTCATCTGCACCTGAAGATCTTACGTTTGACTGTTGTTTAGCTTTTACTGGGTTAACATCTAAATCATTAGATTTTGCATGTTGTCCGATTACCATTCCATTATAAACTTTATCTTGAGGTGCAATATACATAACTCCTCTATCTTGTAAGTTAAAGATAGAATAACCAACAGCTTCACCATTTTCCATAGAAACTAATGCTCCATGTTTTCTAGATTCAACAGTACCTGAATGTGGTCTAAACTCTAAGAATGAATGGTTCATAACACCCTCACCTTTTGTTTCAGTTAAGAACTCAGTTCTAATACCAATTAAACCTCTTGCAGGAATTTCAAACTCTAATCTTGTATAACCAGCACCCATTGGTACCATGTTTGTCATATTAGCTTTTCTTTTTCCAAGTTTCTCAATAATTGCACCTGAGAACTCATCTGGAGTATCAATTACTAAGTGCTCAAATGGCTCCATAGTTACACCATTTTCTTCTTTTGTAATTACTTCTGGTCTACCAATAGAGAACTCAAAACCTTCTCTTCTCATATTTTCAGCTAAGATACAAATTTGAAGTTCACCTCTTCCGTTAACTTTAAATTTACCCTCACCAGTTTGCTCATAATTCATAGCAATATTAGTGTTCATCTCAGCACTTAATCTTTCATCAATTTTATTTGATGTTACAAACTTACCTTCAGTTCCTGCTAATGGAGAATCATTTACTGCAAATGTTACAGATAGTGTTGGCTCTTCAATATGCATAGGATCAAGTGGCATTGGGTTTGCTGGATCACAAAGTGAATCACCAACATCAATAGTTTCAAAACCTGCAACAGCAACAATATC includes the following:
- a CDS encoding PAS domain-containing sensor histidine kinase; translated protein: MKKFKLSLYFALAITIISTVVLTMSINSTYSYMSTKDKIIHNMKNDSKTTILSIKDNIKNLISAYAINEYNNLIYNELSRKDIFAIIINDYNMGKILGEEFLSSGKIKQNGKIIDYDPTNLKHNQELQGAFYSDTYKIVSSFGTEIGTISIYITDEKMNKELKEIIIENIKNTFILSLFLILFLFLTIKAFILKPIADITKTVSVVDKNGIPTKLLEDNTFIEIDNLSSSINKMINTIKKSTDVLKNEQNKLEYLLQNSPIAVRIAKDNSEDVVFANHAYKKLIKKDNDFRKPKNYYENKKEYNEILEKLKNNETIYNKLIELNIDNKRVWALASYMNIDFDNENAVIGWFYDVTNEKNSENRLYEALELQTTIFDNSGYMITRTDKKGIIKQVNKEVEKTTGYTQEELIDKQTPLIFHLEDELNMMAEEFSKKLREKIEPNFNIFIAKSALRHNELEWTYKTKDGKHIPVSLNVTALKNKNNEIYGYLGISRDISQNKVMESQSKLASMGEMIGNIAHQWRQPLSVITSISSATILKSEVNKLDKEDLYKSMENITKQAKYLSNTIEDFRDFIRNKEQKDIVKISQLVNKTINIIKSTLSSNEIELVLNIKEDMEIPAFENQLIQGLINIINNSKDAMNEHIKKHEKKLIFIETQETPTGLDLIIVDNGGGIKKDILNKIFEPYFTTKHKNIGTGIGLSMTYQIITDHHDAKIIASNSTYVHNDIEYTGAKFKISFNN
- the typA gene encoding translational GTPase TypA, encoding MRDIRNIAVIAHVDHGKTTLVDELLKQSGTFSSHQEVDERVMDSNDIEKERGITILSKNTAIDYEGVRINIIDTPGHADFGGEVERVLKMVDSVLLLVDAQEGTMPQTKFVVKKALQLGHRPIVVINKIDKPGGDPDRVVDEVFDLFDQMGANEEQLEFPVIYAAARDGYAMTALEDPKENLTPLFETILAEVPKPKGDDENGLQLQVFTLDYDNFIGKIGIARIFNGTISMGETVTLVKADGEKVKGRVTKLIGFKGVDRFDIDKAGTGDIVAVAGFETIDVGDSLCDPANPMPLDPMHIEEPTLSVTFAVNDSPLAGTEGKFVTSNKIDERLSAEMNTNIAMNYEQTGEGKFKVNGRGELQICILAENMRREGFEFSIGRPEVITKEENGVTMEPFEHLVIDTPDEFSGAIIEKLGKRKANMTNMVPMGAGYTRLEFEIPARGLIGIRTEFLTETKGEGVMNHSFLEFRPHSGTVESRKHGALVSMENGEAVGYSIFNLQDRGVMYIAPQDKVYNGMVIGQHAKSNDLDVNPVKAKQQSNVRSSGADESIKLVPPKVMSLENALEWIEEDELVEVTPLSVRVRKRDLDPNVRKRSAKKAKFAE